The nucleotide window ATGGGCAAGGACCGGGTCTCGATGTTCGAGATGAACAAGCTCCTGTCGGCGCACCTGAAGTAGGATTCCTCCGGACGGGCCATCGGTTTAGCCGGTGGCCCCTGCGTGGTCGAGAACCGGGCCGGACCGTATGCGGAGGTCGCCGCAACACACTAGGGAAATCCGGATCTGTGCGGCACTCCCAATTCGAGGCGGGATGAGCCCGAGAATTCCGGCTGACTGCTGATGGGAGGGACATGTTCCCTGCAATCCCGCTTTCTGCTGGCCGCGCACGAAGCGACGCGGCGATTGCGGGGCGCGGGTCCGAGCGAACGACAGCTCCGAAGTGATCCGGCGCCGGCTCTTGGTTCCCTGCTTATTCAGGTGCGGCATCGGCGATCGCAACTACGGCAGCGAGCTGGTGGGACGAGGACCGGTGCGCGTGGTTACCGGATGATGCGCAGGAACAATCTCACGCAACCAGAGCGAGTGGAAAGTTTCGCTGAGCGTCGCCTTCCTGCTCTGCATCGCTCGGGAGGGCTTGGTCAGCAGCGACGCGGCGCCGCGGTGGTTGGCTTACGACATGGCTCAACATGGCGCTTGAGGCCTGCGCAATCTCCACGACAAGGCCGAGAACGTCCCTGAGATCGAGCAACAGGGTCGCTCGTTGCTTCGGTTCGTTAGGGACATTCGGGATCGTCATGCTGACGGTCTGTTCGCCTTGGTCGACGCTGATCTCGAACGAGCGTGTCTTTCTCCAGAAGAACCAGGGCAGGTTTTCGCGGCAATGCTCGGCCGCGTCGGCCAGGGTTGCGGATAGCGACAGGGCCTCCGTGATAGTCAGACGGCTGGATGCGGCTTGCCGAGCAGGCGCGTCTTCGATGCACAGAACGATATGAGTGCGGCCGCCCGATGACGGCCAATGTGGCTCGGCGTGATCCGAGGCCGGGCTCGTGCTGCAATCAATCGACCAGAACGCGTCATCCCTGCCGGCGAGGAAGTTTTTGATCATGCTTCCAGAATACCCGCATCCTGCGTAACTCGGCTAGAGCCCGAAAAAATTTTCTGAAGAAGATCCTTTGGCCTGCCGAGAACGGGGACCTTGGCGCCAGGGAGCTAAGTGGGGCAACCAGTAGCCGTCGGGCCGTCGTGCATGAGCTCGAGCTTGCCTTGTTCGATCGTGATCCGGCGCAGCCCGCAGAAAGCATCCTGCCCGAGGATGGACATGTTGAGTTCGCCGCTTTGGTCGATTGCGACGGGAACAGCTTCGATGGAAATGGGACCGAGGTCGATCCTATGTTGACCGGCACGGGCGATCTGCACGACCTCTCTTGTGATGCCAATCACGGCCCGGTGGCCTGCGACATCATCCAAGAGCCCGGCCGCCGCGGCGTCCGACCTTGTGAGGACAGTGATGTTGGCGCCGGTGTCGACGAGCATGTCGAGAGAGTGCCCGTTGATCGCGGCCGGAACTTCGTAGGTGAGCGCTTTGGTGCGGAAAACCTGCAAGCGCCGGATCCTGCCGTCGTCCGCGATATGCGAACGTGGCTCGTAGGCGCTTGCCGCCGCCGCTGTCACATAAGGCAGCGAAGCAACGGCGGCGAGGCCCCCGATGCCACTGGCGAGCATGATTGCAACAAGACCCCGAAGCTGCGTCGAGGACCCAGGCAATGCGCTCAGCCGATGGCTCATTGGCGATCTTTCAAGTGGGTGCAGGTCACTTCGGGAGATTACATGTAGGCGACGGAACCGTACTCGGAGGTGGTCAAGGCCTGCTCGCGGTTCTGTGCGAAGGCGAGCAGCGAATGGCCCTGATAGAAGACCATCGATGCGAAGCCGATGTCGTGGAAGGACTCGGCTGCGCTCTGGAGAGCGACATAGCTGGCCTGTGCGCTTTCGATGTCGTCGAAGATGACCAAGGCGGCGCCGGAGCCGATGAGCTTGTCGAGCGCTTCCCCGGTGAGGCCTGCGCGGAACACGCGCTCGGCGCGACCCCAGCATAGTTCGGCGGCGACATAGTCGCAGCTGACCATCATATATGCACGGGTGTCATTCTGGCTCACCTGCTTGAGGAAGCCGTCCCAATCGTATGCCTGCATTGATCTTGTCACCCTTAGTGTGAGCGTCGATGCCAATTATTGTGACGCACCGAAACTGCTGATGGAAGCGCTAATCAGGGTGATTTTAGAAGAAAATCGGAAACAGGCGGGTCCGTATATCTACGATCATGGTTAAGATATCGTAATAACCGAAGGTCCTACAGGATCATGTCTGGATCCGCAATCCCGTATAAACCGAAGGTTTACCGCAAATACCGAATGTTCCTGAATCGACGCTCCGTGCGGCATCGGGAGCCGAAATGATCCTCGATGGGGGGAGGGAATCATGTCGCGCCGCGATACGGATGGGGATTCGAGTGGACGCGGCCCAAAGCGGGAGCTCGCGACCGGATCGATCAGCGCACTCTGCGGGGCGAGCGTGGCGCTCTATTGCGCTCAAGATAGCTCTCTCGATGGTCCTGGTCGTTCGAAGCTTTGCTGGTCCCGCAGTGGACGACAGCGAGCATCTCGGCGGCCGCGACCTCGATCTGGGAGCAGCCGCGATCGAGCCAAATGCCCCGGCCGTCGTCGTGGTCGGCGGGGTCCACGATCAGAATCCCAAGGTCGTCGAGGCGACGGCCAAGCATGTCAGCGATGCTGATGCGCTCCTCCGGGCTCTGACTGAGAAGATCAACAAGGGCAGGCAGGGCGGCGATGACGGTGGGGGCATCAGCATGCCGATGGTGAACGGCTACGATTGCAACGAGGTGTGCGGAGCTCATGATGGCGTTGCTCAGCGAGAGGTAAAGCGGGACAGGAGGCCGCGCGCGCGATCGGGAGTCTTTTGGAGATCTGCGCAAGCGTCGAAGTTGCCGCTCGCGCATACCCGGAGTGCATGGTCGAGCCGAACCGTCGCGGCGCGCGGCTCGGACGGCTCCGCACGAGAGATGGAGGCCCTGGTGGCGCGGACCTTTGCCGCGAGCGCGGCGGGCGGGGCGATCTGGGCCTGGGTCGAGGCACGATCGTCTCGATACCGGTTCTGAACCGCGGTGAGCCGGCGCTGTCCGCTCCGCAGTTGGCTGAGGCGACATGCAGCGAGCTCGATGCCCTTCATCCAAGGGCAGCTCCAGGGTGATGCATAGCTGTCGACTGCACGCTTGCCCTCGAGCAGGGTGTCAATCGTGCGGCCCAAGCCCTGGGCGTTGGCAGGAGCGGCAACAATGGCTTCCGCCGTAAGGACGAGCGACAGCAAGATCAGGTTCTTGAGCATCTGGTTTCTTCCCTGAGACTGGATTCGCTCAAGGCTTCAACTGATACCTGCCGCTCGCGCCCGGGTGGACGCGATCAGCGACGCTCGATGCGGCTGCGGCCGACCGCTCCCATCTCGATGTCGTCGACGAGCCCTACGACCCCGGTGTCGAAGCCCAGCCGAGCAAAGCGCTGCGGCGCCGGTCGCGGAGGAAGGTCGTCCTCCGACGATCTCTCGAGCACTGGCGTGGTGATATGCCGAATGAGTTGTTCAGTAAGCGTTCCTTCGGAATTCACGCCAGCCCGCCGCATGGCAGCAACCTGGAGGACCGTCCGGACGAGTTCGACCTCTTCAAGGGCATCGGCAAGCCGCTGCTGCATCTGTGACGCCTCCGATGTCTTCTCAGCAAGCGAGGCCCGAAGCGCGCCGTTGGTTCGGCGAACTTCGTCCAGAACAACGAGGGGATCCTCCGCTTGCCCGATGGACGACGACTGCTCGGCAGTTGCGCTCTGATTGGGGAGGTCCGCTGGCCACACCTCAGTGGCGGCATTATCGGCTGAGGAAAAATTGGCGTCCATCGGTCGTGTTCTCCAGAAGTCTGGATCTTTATAGCGGCTTGTGAGGATCTTTCGAAGCGACATTTTCGAAAACCAGCATCTCTCCGCTCCATCGCCAAGCGATCGTCAGGAAGCGAGGACCGCCTTGCGCGTGCGGCTCGCGGCATCCTTCAACGAGCTGGGAGCGAGACCGAAAGACCCGTGAGCAATGGAAATCACGCCGTTCAGGGCGTCCTCGATTGCGAACCGTATCTCCCGGCAGGCGCCTCTAGGCGGCATCGGAGCGCGTTGAAGACGTTCGCGCATGGCTTCGAGCTGTCGAAGCTCATCCTCGCTAAGGAGGTCGCGGGCGATCGCTTGAAGGGAGTCAAGGGTCATGATGAAGTCCTTTCGATGGAGGCGCTCGTGATTACGTCGGAGCCCGGACGGAACCGCACGATGAAGGTGTGGGATCGGGCGGGGCGATCTGTGCCGTCCGTCTCGTAAGCCGGTCGGGACATCTGGTCGCCCTCACTCCGGAAGCTGGCGCGGCTGGCATACGGACCGAACCTGGCCGTTGCCAACCGGTCGAACACCGCGAGGGCTTCGGCCCGGCTGGCCTCTGATGTGTCGGTCGAGAGCAGCCGATCCCAGAGGGACTGGGCCGCAGCGCCGCGACGTTCCCCGACGGTTTGAAGGCGAGCGCGGTTGCCGTCGTCGACATATGCCGCGGGCATAACTGGCTGGAGCTTCGCGATGCTGAAGAACGCCTTCGGCTCGAGAACGAATTCATGCGCGCGCACGCCGCGGCGAGTGGCCCTGACCTTGTAGGCGTTTGTTCTACCAACGAAGTAGTTGGGCATGACGCCTACGAAGGTGACGTTTGACCAGGTTGCGCCGCTCAGGCGAACGTCCTTGAAGACACGGCCAGGCTGAACGTTAGCAGCTGCCGCCGACGCCGTGATGATCTCATCTCGGATCCGGCTGCGCCGCTTGTAGACCTCATAGCCGTAGACGTGCGGGAACGTCTCGTCGAAGCTCAAGTTGGGAGCGGCAGGGGTCGCGCTCAAGAACTTCTCGCCGCTGGCCGTGTCTGTGCCGCCGACACCATTCGACATGTAGCTGTCGAAGCGACCGGCCTGCTCGTAGACCGCCCAATGGCCGCGAGGTTGCTCAGCGAGGCTCGCTAAGGCGCGCTTGAGGGTCATCCACGCCGGCTCGTCCCCGAGCTGTTCAAGTGAGATGACCCCGAGAAACCGTTCTTCGACCGTCGGGTCGAGCGGTCGGCAGAACGCGGCCACCCGTTGCTCAAGGACTGCGTCGTAGAGCACGAATCCCTGGCAGATGGATTCGAACTCGTTTGCGGCGATCACGAGGTCCATCTCGCGCAAGAATGCTTGGCCCCAAGGTTGGCCTTCCAAGTAGGCGGCCTCGATGCGGGTGGGTTGCCGAGGTAGGACTTCGACCTGGGCGCGTTCGAGAATGGCAGGAGCTATGTTGGTCACGCGTCGTCTCCAGATTAAGAGTTAGGCGAGTTCGAGGGCGCGCGCTGCGGGCTGCGGATTCGACAGAGAGGCAGCGTAGGCAGGCGTGTAGAGGCCGCACGAATCGGCCGGCGAATAGCCGACGTTCGCGAACAGGCCGCCCTCTCGTGGCAAGACGGTGATCGGGTGCTTCTTGATCGTGTCGTAGAACGTGCCCGAGTACGGATGCGAGACGGAAATCGCGGCCTGGCTAAACGTGATTGGCTTCGTCAGATCCAGCTTGATCAGGTCCTGGATCGATATCACGGCGTAGAGAGAGAATGCGAAGTAATCGGAGCACGCATTTTCGACGAGCTCCTTGAGCTCCGTCGGGGTGACCAGCGGCTCGGAACGCTTCTTGAGGCCATGAAGTAGGGGCTCGTCGTTCTCGCGACCATTTCCAGACATGCGGCGGTATTCTGCAACGGTGTAGCCGAGCGATGACAGGGCGTGCTGCAGTTCCGGCCCCACTCCCAAGTGCGCAAAGTCCGGCCACGGCTTGTGCGAGCGCACCATCTGGTCAAGGACATAGCCTTGGGGGATCAGGAAGAAGTTGACCTCGCACTTGTCATAGCTTCCGAGGAGATCGGATGCCTCTGAGTCATCCTCGTCGGCCAGTAGCTGGCAGACGGGATCTTCGAGAGCGCTGACCCAATCGTCCACGTCCAGCGCGACGTCGATCTCGAGTTCTTCGATCGCATCGGCGAGCTTCTGAACGATGGTTTCGACTTCTGACCGCCCAGAGCCGTACCAGAAGTCATCGGTCTCCTCGCCGAAGCGGAAGAACCTGGCAATAGCGGCCTCGACGGGATCGGAGGGACCATCTTCGGTAAGCGGCGCTGCCTTCGCCTCCAGGATCATCGCAGCCAGCTCGTTGCCCTGCTTGAGGCTCATGGGGCCATCGTTCGAGTAGCGGCTGTACCGCGAGTAGTAGAGGTCGTTGCAGAGGTCCTTGACGAAGCCCTCTCCGCGGTCCGTCTGGAGGAATAGGTCAGGACTCTCGATCTCCGCGATCGAGATCCGGATGTTCTCGACCTCGAGGAGTTCCTTGAAAGCGGCGGCCGGCGCAAGGACGGCGGACGTTTCGTCGATGATGATTTGTCGGCGCTGGAGATCGTGGCGCGCGAGAACCGTGGCGGTTGATGAGAGGAGCGCGATGTTGACGCGCTTGATGCTCGGAAGCGAAGGCTGTTGCGCGAGCACGTGACGGTTTGCGAGCCCAGCGCCGGCGGCGAGAAGATCGAGGGCTTGCACGTGCTTGATGGCGATGGCGCGAGCGGAAAGGTTCGCAGCAAGCGCGCGAGCGGCAGTCGTGGTGTTGGTCATGGTCGTCCCTTTCAGGGCGCAGACAAGTGCGACGGCCAGGGGCCGCCTCGGGTGCACGCGTTTCCCGCATCCGCGCCGCTGAAGAGGCGATGATTACGGAGGTGATGTCCTCGGGATCGTTTGATCTTGCGAACGGATTGCCCGTGGGGACCATCGTCCCTGCGTGCGGGAGGCTCCGTCGAGCCTTTGGCCGGATGCCGGAGGAAGCGTCACAGCGTGGCGCTTCGTCGGGGATCCGCTCCCATTTCCTCATTCCCTGCGAGGACAACATCCCGAGGCGAAGGCACGGGTCCTGTGGGCAGAAGGAGGCCGCCCGGGAGCGGCCCCAATCTGCATCGGTCAACGCGGCGTAAGGGTGCCGGCGATCCGGTGCTCCTCGCCATCGATCGTGACGATGAAGGTCACCGGTATCGGCTTCTTGCCGTTGCGGGCAGCCTTCGGCAGCTCGAAGACGATCTGGCCGCCAAAGAAATCATCCGGATCGACCGTGCTCGTTCGCATATTCTCCCGCAGTGCGTCCATACGAGCTGCATTCTGGTCCGCCAAATTGGCGAACATCGCTCGATTTTCGGCATTGGCCTGCGACTGAGCCGCATAGGCGACGCCCGAGTTGTAGCTCGACCATCGCGCAGTGCCGTAGGTTCGAGCGGAGCCATACGACCCGTAGGTCGTCGTCCGATAGGTGCCGACGCCGCTGCTGTAGCCCGCGTTCGACGCGTTGATGTTGTTGCCGGCCGCTGCGAGACCCGCCGCGACGGCTGCCCACATCTGGCGCTTCTTCTCCTCTTTCCGAAGGCGTTCGTAGGTGATGATCTCGATCGGCGAACCGTCGTTCAGCACAGCTCGTACGTTTTCCGGGCCGACGTTGAAGGCTTTGTCTCCGTGATTCATCACCTGGAGCTGGATCGCGCCACGCTTCTTGATGGCGGCGTCCTGCTGGACGAGGCGGACCGACGTCTTCTCGGCGTGGCTGTCGACCGCGCCGACGCCGTCCTGCATGCGAAGCTCCTGGCCTTCGCCGGCCCGAAACGTCATGTCGAACTTCGCCGCGGCGGCCGGCGCCGCCGCGCATAAGAGCGTCATGACGAACGCAATGATCAGTCTCATTCTTTCTTTCCCCTGCTTGAGTCTCAACAGGATAGTCCGTCGGGGCTTAAGGGACCGGAAAGATCCAATCGCAGCTGCCCGGGAGGGGACGTCAGCTGACAGGGACGGGCTTCGCCTGGCCGTGGCGAGCTTCCCAGGCGACAATTTCGGCCAACTCGTCGTGGCAGTCGATGTCGACCAGGGAGGCGCGTCCCTGACGGTCGGTCCCCTTGGTGAGAGAAATACCCCAGTTGTGCCAGAGGATGGACTTGCGACCGGAGTGATACCGCATATGCCCGGGAGCATCGTCCCGGCGCTGGGACACTGGGATGAGGCTGATGCGGTCAACCGGGTTCAGGAAGAACCACCGGGCGACCGCAAGGGGGATGACCATGCCGTTATGATAGGTGGGGCGGCTATCCATGGTTGAACCTTTGCGTGCGGAGGGAGGACTGGCAGCGGGTTTCCGCGGGTCAGCTGAATATCGGTCGAAGGATATTGATGGCGACGTCCGCATCTACGTCACTCAAGCCGCGGCGATCGTCGGTCTGAACGTGCAGGGAAGCCTGAGAGGGTAAGCACGGGCAGTCGTCGAGGATGACGTAGGCCTCGACATTGTTCCGCTGGACGTGGCGAGCGATCTCCTGTCCCCGGATCGAGAGGTCGTCGTCGAGGTCCGGAAGCACGAGCGCCGTGAAGGGATCGGCCGCGAACCGATCGCGGGCGACGCCACTGGCGGTGAGCAGCGCTCGCACCGCGTGAGGCGACCGGCGCCGATGGCTAGAGACGACGATCCGCGCGCCAGTGGCATCGAGGATCCGGGTCAGCCGCGCTGCGAAGTCGGGAGAGATCACGTTGGGATCCGACCCCTTGGGGATTATCACGCCGTCGATATCGAGATAGACGATCATTCGATTTCCTCTCTGCAGAAGGGGCGACCTTGGTCCGCTGGACAAACAAAAGCCCCGGAGGCGGGAGCGTCCGGGGCTTCTGCTGCGATCGATTGTGAGCGGCTTACGGGGTGACAGGCTCGTCGTCGCTGTTGCCGGTGAGCTCGAGCAAGCCGATGATCAGCCCGATGGTGGCGATCAGCGCCAGAATGCCACCAGCCGTGCTCAGCTCCGAGCCGCCGGTCACGGTTTCGGCGGCCGGTGCGGGTGCAGCCGCCGGAGCGGATGCCGCGAGCGCTGGTGCCGCGGCGGTCATGGAAAGGGCTGCGGCGGCAGCCAGGATCGAGAGCTTCTTCATGTCTTCCCTTCATGTGAGAGACAGGTGCGATCTGCACCTGTCGAGGCCGGAACTGGCGACGAACGGCAATCGCCGTCTTTTTCCTGCCGGAACCAGTACCTCTAACTTTAGCGATCAATGTGGGGAGCAGGAAGATTGCCGGGAAAATTTTCGCGGCTGATCTGCCGGCCGAGCATCCAGCGGCATCGTTAGAACCGCGCGAGGGCAATCTTCAGCTTGCCGTGAGCCCCGGAGGACGGGAGCGGTGCAACGTGCGACCAGGCGGCTCCGGTAGTCGGGGCGCCGGTGTGCTGGCCGGACGCGGGGCCAGCATCGCGTTATCGCGTTATCGCGTTATCGCGTTATCGTGCAAACTGCCCTGCGACGACATAGGTCGGGAAGGAGGGCGTTGGTGCGCCGCAGGCGTCAAGCTGCAGCTGGCAGCGGCGCCGATTTGGCGCTTTCTGCCTCGAGATCGATTCCGTGTTCTAACAGGCGTCGCTTTCCCAGGTCTGGAAGAAGGAGGGCTTGAGCTAGGCGCCGTCGAGGACCTTTGAAGTCCATCTTGTCATCGTGACCAGTGTATGTGCGCCGCGGTTGATCAAAATAGGCTTGGATGATCGTCAGGTCGTTGACTTCGATCACGCCAAGGCGGTCGAGATAGATTGTGGCATTGGCAAATGCGGCGCAGAGGCGGCTGTATGAGCCTGCGCCGAAACGTCTCTCATAGGCCGAATAGTTGTTGCGCCAGGATGATGTAGACCAGAGTAGCCGCCGGTAGCTCTCAAGATGGTTAGCGTCCCAAGCTGAGGGCCGGAGAAGCGCGTCAATCGGCAGAATATGCACGACTTAATCCTTTGGTGCTGGGAATGGGATCCGCGCGCGAACGGCTATCTGGAGGTCGGCCAATCGACACCGTATCAAGCCTGTAGCTTTTCACGACCGGCCGTCATCAATGCTCTGCCGGCGCGACGGCTAGGCGTTTGATTTTGCGCGAAAGAAGGCTCTGAATCCGACAAAAGAGCGATAGACCCATTTTGGAGCTTGTCGTAACAGTAGCGCCGGGGGGTCGTGCCCGGGGGGCCGGCTAGTTTGGTCGGAGGTGCGTTTGGTTACGTCATTGTTGTATGTCAGCAGAATGACGCTCGAGCCGGAAGAGGTTGCGGGGGGGATTGCTGCTATCGTGGAGGTCGCGCGATCCCGAAACGCTGATCTAGGTATCTCGGGTGCTCTGGTCGCGACCGATGCGCACTTCGCCCAGATTTTGGAGGGTCGCCGTGATGCCGTCTTCGACGTGATGGCCAGCATCGAACGAGATCGGCGTCATACCGAGGTCACGGTCGTTTGGACAGAGGATCGTGAGCAGGCCTTCTTCTCAGACTGGAGCATGGCCTACGCCGGCACCGCGGAGTATGTCGACAAGAAGATCTCGCCGTTGCTGAGGGGGTCACTTCCGGAGCATGAGCGGCAGGGCGTCATCAGCGAGCTGCTTCTGCTGATTCAATGCTTCGTTCGTGAGGAGGAGTGACTACGCTCTTGTCGCCTTGATGCAGCCTCCCGACGAGCCTCGTCTAGCAGAGCACGGGCCGAAAAGCGTGTCTTCGGCTCAAAGCGAGCAAGGTAGGAGCCGGAGCGAAGTGCCCGCAGGCGTAGTGTCGCGGACGCGGCGAAACAGGCGCCTACGACAACAAAGGCCTAGCGTGGGAGGCCCTCGTTCATTGTCAGAACGCTGCTTGAGAGCAGGTAAAGGCCAAGCGCAGCGTTGCCGAGTCCGGATGACGCCGCGAATCGCCATCGCTCATCGCGCTCTGCGAAGCCTTTGATAAAGAGGGCGAGGAAAGTGAAAGAGGCGGCGGCTGCCGTGGCCGCGACGAAACCGGCGAGGAGACGGTCTGCTGCTATGGCGTTCGCGACCGTAAGGGCGGCGAAGAGCACCGCCCCGACGACGCGCGCAAGCGTTCCGAACTTGATCGAGCGAGATGTCATGATCCTGCGTTCTCTGTTCTGAGTGTCGTATCAGACCGGTCGATACCGGATCTGCAGCCCCGGGCCGTGCTGACGGCCAGACCGGCGGCCGTACGCCGGCGACCAACCCTCTGCCTTGCTCCACGCCTCGAGCCGCTCCGCCGGGCAGGTGGCGAGGTTTATCGGCTCGATGCTGTCGACGACAACGTCGACGAAGCGGCCCGTCATGTGCCGATCTTCGAAGAAGCGCACGTGCTCGCCTGGCTGCAGCCGCTCCCAACGTCCGTAGCCCGGCCAATCCGGGTACCGTGTCGTTGATGTGCGTTCGCCCGCGAGGATCGCCTCGAACGTCGTGAGCGATCGAATGTCTCGGCGTGCGTCTCCGCGGTACGCGAAGTACATTGTCGCGCGGAGGGGCGCCGATCCGCTCTTTGCAATGGGCGCAGGCTTCTGCTGCGCGTGCTGCCGTCCAAATGCCATGATTTCCTCCTGTCCGTGGCTTGCCCGTGGGACAGGAAAAACCAGACCTTCTCGATATAGAAGAAATGGTGGGAGGTCGGTGAACCTCCCACCCAAGATCTGCTTGCTAAAGGCAACCCGGGGAAGCGAACCGCCGGGTTCCAGAAGCCGTGCTTCAGTCGGGGGGAGGCTCGCCTAGTAGGATAGCGTTGCGAGAGGCGGGGATCAATCCTGCGAGGCGAGCTAGGGGCGCGCGCGATCGGGTCGTCAGACGGCGACCTCGGTGGAAGCGTCGTTAGCCGCGGCCGGCGCGTCTACAGATTGCGACGCGCTGACGATAATGGGGAGGGCTTGGCCGCCTTGCCGCAGCGCGGCCGGCATCTCTTTCAGATCTTGTGGCGCCATCGTTTCGAGGCCGTCGAGGAGAACGAGACGGGGACCAGGGCGGCGGAGCTGCTGATGCTGTTCCTCGGTGATCTTGCCCGCGATCGTCAGCAGGATCGCGCGGGCGCCGAGCTCTCTCGCGAACATCTGGATCGCCTCGACCGTCGCAGCGTGGTTGTTGGTCTTGATGACCAAAGCCCGGGTCAGGTCGACGGATTGGGTGAACGCAAGGCGGACACGCTGGCGTAGCTGGTTCGCGTTGGTGCACTGGGTGATGTTCATCGGCTGATCTCCAAGGGAACCTTAATGATCCGAAGCCTCGCTCTCATCATAGCGAGAGGGAGACGATTGGGAGGAAAAATGTCTCCCTTTCATCTCCCTCAGCTGGATCCTTATCCGAGCATCGCCCACGGGGACTGGATAGAAGCGTCCGCGGCGGCCCTCCGTCGCGGACGCATGTTCGCGGGCTGATAAAGCCATGGGCGACCGATGCCTGCAGAGTCGGCCTTGCGCCCACGCGACCGGCGCCGGCCCCGAGGCCGCCGCCGCTGCTGCTGCAGCTGACGCCGCCGGCGGGCTCGCCGCTCGCGGGCCCGCGCCAGAGCGCGCCGGATAGCCCGGAGAGCCCGGGCAGCGGCAACGATCGCGCTGGCAACACCGATGATGCTGTCGGCAGAATCGATGAAGCTCAGGATCGCGGCGAAGTTGATGATCATGATTTTTCTCCTTTGTCAGATCTCGTGGCCATGCCTCGAAACCTGGTGCTGATCCGCGGTGAAGCCAGCTGTGGGTCAGCTTCTCTGCTGGCGGATGGAGGTCGCCGGCGACCGCATCAGCGGTGGGGGTGATCATCAAAACTTCCAGACGGTTCCGCTGCGATCGGCGGGACGTCCGGGGCGGCCTGTCGATCAGGCTATTGCCCGCAGTGCTGGGGCCACGTAGATGGGACCATCAACGGAGTTTTTGGTGCAGTCGAAGATTGTCTACGTCGTCGATGACGACGAGCAGGTCCGTCAGAGTCTCGCGTTCGTTTTGAGATCTGCCGGGTACCGGCCCCAGCTTTTTGAATCCGGTACCAGGTTCCTTGAGAGCTACGGCTCCCTGGAAATTGGATGTCTCGTGCTTGACGTTCGGATGCCGGGCATCGACGGCATGGAGCTGTTCGAGAGACTGGTTGAAGAAGGATGCCGATGGCCGATCGTGATGATGACCGGCCATGGCGACATCCCGATGGCGGTCGCCGCCATCAAGCAAGGCGCTCTCGATTTCCTGGAGAAGCCGTTCAATGATGAGCAGTTGATCCGTGTCATCAGCAAAGCGTTCGACGCTATGGCCACGAAGGACGCCGAGGCGGAGCGAGCGAATGGCGCAAAGGCTAAGGTGGAATCGTTGACGCGGCGCGAGCGCGAGGTTCTCCAGCAGCTCGTCGATGGCCAAAGCAATAAGCAGATGAGCCAGAATCTGGGTGTTGGCGTTCGGACGGTCGAGATGCACCGCCAGAACATGATGACACGGCTGGGCGTCGGGAGTCTCTCCGAGGCGATCCTGATGGCTGCGGAAGCTGGAGTGGTCCCAACCGCTCGGAAGGTCGCTCGGACCGCGTGAGCAGCCTCAGCCTTGCGAGGTGAGGGTAGATCCGGCGAAACGGGAGTCCTGCACGGCTCGTTAGCGGAGCAAGCCGTTTCGCCGTTCGATCAAGGCCCCGAACTGGCAGTGGAACACGGCGGCGCGGATCTGTTGACCCTCGGAGATATAGGCTGCGGCGAACACCTTGCAGTCGGCGCGGTCGAAACTGTCGAGTAGACGGTGACCGGAGAGACGCAGTTGGTCGGCCGCCACGGTGCCATCCCATGCAAGTG belongs to Sphingosinicella sp. BN140058 and includes:
- a CDS encoding TIGR02281 family clan AA aspartic protease encodes the protein MSHRLSALPGSSTQLRGLVAIMLASGIGGLAAVASLPYVTAAAASAYEPRSHIADDGRIRRLQVFRTKALTYEVPAAINGHSLDMLVDTGANITVLTRSDAAAAGLLDDVAGHRAVIGITREVVQIARAGQHRIDLGPISIEAVPVAIDQSGELNMSILGQDAFCGLRRITIEQGKLELMHDGPTATGCPT
- a CDS encoding HAD domain-containing protein gives rise to the protein MIVYLDIDGVIIPKGSDPNVISPDFAARLTRILDATGARIVVSSHRRRSPHAVRALLTASGVARDRFAADPFTALVLPDLDDDLSIRGQEIARHVQRNNVEAYVILDDCPCLPSQASLHVQTDDRRGLSDVDADVAINILRPIFS
- a CDS encoding BLUF domain-containing protein, with protein sequence MRLVTSLLYVSRMTLEPEEVAGGIAAIVEVARSRNADLGISGALVATDAHFAQILEGRRDAVFDVMASIERDRRHTEVTVVWTEDREQAFFSDWSMAYAGTAEYVDKKISPLLRGSLPEHERQGVISELLLLIQCFVREEE
- a CDS encoding response regulator transcription factor: MQSKIVYVVDDDEQVRQSLAFVLRSAGYRPQLFESGTRFLESYGSLEIGCLVLDVRMPGIDGMELFERLVEEGCRWPIVMMTGHGDIPMAVAAIKQGALDFLEKPFNDEQLIRVISKAFDAMATKDAEAERANGAKAKVESLTRREREVLQQLVDGQSNKQMSQNLGVGVRTVEMHRQNMMTRLGVGSLSEAILMAAEAGVVPTARKVARTA